In the Parasteatoda tepidariorum isolate YZ-2023 chromosome 3, CAS_Ptep_4.0, whole genome shotgun sequence genome, one interval contains:
- the LOC122271679 gene encoding THAP domain-containing protein 1-like, whose translation MPHNCCAYGCTNNSAKPECIEKGISFHRFHLEDKVIMRAWLVALKRQHFEPTVHSKLCSEHFTPDCFDYQNLWNSPQTKREKIKKDAVPSLFKFKPNKRTRAPTSYTFGASVSSTQDDLDTEAEPTSLSKSTQTDIGFCTLIDELDLKIKELEMLKKNSKCLFQS comes from the exons atgcCTCATAATTGTTGTGCTTATGGGTGTACCAACAATTCAGCAAAGCCTGAATGTATTGAAAAGGGAATATCTTTCCATAGATTTCATTTGGAAGACAAAGTTATAATGCGAGCGTGGCTTGTTGCTTTGAAGCGACAACATTTTGAACCAACTGTTCATAGTAAATTGTGTTCAGAGCATTTTACGCCTGATTGTTTTGATTATCAAAATTTGTGGAACTCTCCTCAAACTAAAAGAGAGAAGATAAAGAAAGATGCTGTGCCgtccctttttaaatttaaacccaATAAGCGAACTAGAGCGCCGACATCATACACTTTTGGTGCATCAGTTAGCAG tacGCAAGATGATTTGGATACAGAAGCAGAGCCAACCTCCTTGTCCAAGTCAACACAAACTGATATAGGGTTTTGTACTCTCATCGATGAGCTTGATCTCAAAATTAAAGAGTTAGagatgctgaaaaaaaattcaaaatgcctATTTCAATCCTAA
- the LOC107444349 gene encoding zinc finger protein 271-like, translating to MSFSQKSHLTEHSLVYIDEKPFSCSICNKNFSQKSHLTKHSRVHTCEKPYFCSICNKSFSQKSNLTKHSRLHTGEKPFSCSICNKSFSQKSHLTEHSHVHTGERPYSCSICNKSFSQKSDMTNHSRVHTGEKPYSCSICNKSFSQKSFLTEHYRIHTGEKPYSCSICNKSFSKKSRLTEHSRVHSGEKPFSCSICNNTFSRKSDVTQHSRVHTGEKPYSCSICNKSFSHINKLTRHRLVHTGEKPYSCSICNKNFSERSNLTEHFRVHTGEIPYSCSLCNKSFSRKTYLTKHSRVHTGEKPYSCSICNKSFSQQMSLTEHSRVHTGEKPYSCSICNKSFTRKGYLTKHSRVHTGEKPYSCSICNKRFCHKISLTEHSRVHTDEKPYCSICNKSFSRKSDLTKHSRVHTGEKPHSCSVCNKRFSQKISLTEHSRVHTDEKPFSCSICNKSFSRKSDLTKHSRVHTGAKPYS from the coding sequence atgagtttttcacaaaaaagtcaTCTAACTGAACACAGCCTTGTTTACATTGATGAGAAACctttttcttgtagtatatgcaaCAAGAATTTTTCGCAAAAAAGTCATCTAACTAAACATAGTCGTGTTCACACTTgtgagaaaccttatttttgtagtatatgtaacaagagtttttctcaaaaaagtaaTCTAACTAAACACAGTCGTCTtcacactggtgagaaacctttttcttgtagtatatgcaacaagagtttttctcaaaaaagtcATCTAACTGAACACAGTCATGTTCACACTGGTGAGagaccttattcttgtagtatatgcaaCAAGAGTTTTTCGCAAAAAAGTGATATGACTAACcacagtcgtgttcatactggtgagaaaccttattcttgtagtatatgtaacaagagtttttcgcaaaaaagttttttgactgAACACTATCGTATtcacactggtgagaaaccttattcttgtagtatatgcaaCAAgagtttttccaaaaaaagtcGTCTAACTGAACATAGTCGTGTTCACTctggtgagaaacctttttcttgtagtatatgcaaCAATACTTTTTCGCGAAAAAGTGATGTGACTCAACACAGTCGTGTtcacactggtgagaaaccttattcctGTAGTATATGCAACAAGAGTTTTTCGCACATAAATAAACTTACTAGACATCGTCTTGTtcacactggtgagaaaccttattcctgtagtatatgtaataaaaatttttcagaaagaagTAATTTGACTGAGCATtttcgtgttcatactggtgagataCCTTATTCCTGTAgtttatgtaataagagtttttcacgaAAAACTTATCTAACTAAACACAGTCGTGTTCAcactggtgagaagccttattcttgtagtatatgcaaCAAAAGTTTTTCGCAACAAATGTCTCTAACGGAACACAGTCGTGTtcacactggtgagaaaccttattcttgtagtatatgcaaCAAGAGTTTTACACGAAAAGGTTATCTAACTAAACACAGTCGTGTtcacactggtgagaaaccttattcttgtagtatatgcaaCAAAAGATTTTGCCATAAAATATCTCTAACTGAACACAGTCGTGTTCACACTGATGAGAAACCTTATTGTAGTATATGCAACAAGAGTTTTTCACGAAAAAGTGATCTAACTAAACACAGTCGTGTtcacactggtgagaaacctcATTCTTGTAGTGTATGCAACAAAAGATTTTCGCAGAAAATTTCTCTAACTGAACACAGTCGTGTTCACACTGATGAGAAACctttttcttgtagtatatgcaaCAAGAGTTTTTCACGAAAAAGTGATCTAACTAAACACAGTCGTGTTCACACTGGTGCGAAACCTTATTCTTAA